The Leucothrix mucor DSM 2157 DNA window CAGTGCCAGTGCCAGTGCCAGTGCCAGTGCCAGTGCCAGTGCCAGTGCCATTACTTTAGCCGGAAGCCCTACTAAACAGTGCAGGGCTTCCGGCTATTTGTGTTGAAGCGTTTTAGACTAAGCCGTGGTCAGCCAATGACAAGCATAAGGCTTGAGTTTCAGCTCGCCGTTTTCCTGAGTCAGTGGATACGTGCTCAACAGGTCAATCCACTGATCCACATCCGAACCCAATAGTGCGCGTAAAAATGCGCCGTTAACCGTGCGGAATGTCTTGGTGAAGTTATACAGCGCCACAATCTTCTGACCATTTTCACCCACTCGCATAATGCCAAGTAAATGATCATCCAGATCTAACACCAACTGCTCGGCATCAGGGTGGAATGCAGGCTGATCACGGCGGACCTTAATACGTCGGGAGTACTCATTCATCAAGATTGAGGTGCTACTTTCTGGCACTTCCAATAGCGCCGATAGCTCATCCATATCCCACTGATGGCGATTGATTGCCCGCGTCATACCGGTAACTTCCACCCGTTTATGATCATTTGGCGTGCCTAATAAGGAGTGCAGATAAATCCCCGGAACACCGCGTAACGACAAGGCCACGGTTTGTGACAATAAGAACCGCGCAACCTGCCAAGGCGCTGACTGATGGCCGGGATTCCGGAAGGAGTCATAGTAGGTCACGTTGATCTCGTACGGTACGTCTTTACCTTCGGTATTGCGGCGGGTCGAGACATAAGCACCACCGGCGCGCATATCATCCAGCAACTGCTTTAACACGTCATCTGGCAGCAAACCTTCCAGCGGGCGTACACCAATGCCATCGTGCGAGGCGGTAAAGTTGAAGTATGTACAGCCCTCTGGTGGTGGCGTTAAATTCTTCAACCAGTCATATAAATATTCGGTATTGCCACTGTGAATCGCGTGCAGCAGCAGCGGCGGCAAGCTGAACTGATACACCATCTGCGCTTCATCGCCATCACCAAAGTAGCTGATGTTTTCTTCATGCGGCACATTGGTTTCCGTCAGCAAAATAGCGCCAGGGCACACCGCTTCCACAATATCTCGCATGAGTTTTACCACTTCATGCGTTTGCGGTAAATGTAGGCAATTAGTGCCTTCTTCCTTCCATAAGAAGGCAATCGCGTCTAAACGCGTGATGCGTGATCCTTGCGTGAGATAAAACAGCAGGATATCCAGCATCTCCAGCAACACTTTAGGATTGCGGTAGTTTAAATCCACCTGATCGGCGCTGAAGGTAGTCCATACATGGCGTAAACCATCATGGGTCGGGATTTCAGTGAGCAGCGGTGTACTCCGCGGACGAACCACTTTTGACCAGTCACCATCGGGGTCTTCATAGATAAAGAAGTCCTGATAGGGCTCGCGGTCACCACGGAAATCAGCAAAGTAGAGGCTCACGCGAGAGCAGTGGTTGAGTACAAAGTCGAACATCAGTTCGAAGTTATCCCCCAACTTATTCACATCCTCCCAGCTGCCTAAATCGGAGCGAATCGAGCGGTAATCCGCCACGGAAAAGCCATCATCGGAGGTGTAAGGGAAGATTGGTAACAAGTGAATAACGCTGAATAAATCCGTCAGCCAGTCATCAGCAAAAGTTTTTAAGCAGCGCAGGGCGTACTTTTCATCTTTTTGTTTAATGCTGTCGCCGTAGCTGATGAGGACCACATCTTTTTCATCCCAGCTGGGCTTGAAGTGGGTTTTTGCCAGTGCATCGTGGTAGTGCTCAAGGCGTTGTTTCAGGCTGTTAAGGAGTTCGTCTGACTGCTCTTTGGTGTAGAGCATGTTGAGTCGGTTACGGATGCGTTTCTGTACTGCCGGTGTTAGGTCGGTCACGTAGAGGCTCCTGATTTTTGAATTTTTGGCGAGGATAAAATTGCCTATCTAAGATATTACCTGTTTTTTATAGTGTCGAAAACGGTTTCGGTTGTATTGGTGTTAGTTTTGATGAGGAGAGTACTTGCTTGTCGGAAATTTCACCCTGTGGGGTGATGCTTCGCAAACTGTTTGGGCTTATTATTCACGAGCAGTAACATGCCATTTAGGTCAAACAATAAGCATATTTGGCGATTGGTATTGATTTTGTAGAAAAATTACAAATATACTGCACAAAATCGGTGCGCTGGGGCTTGACCACAGGTGGTACGAACGAAAGTTGTTCATACATTAATTACTTGGTTAACGGCGCACTTCAAAATAACGGGACGGCTACAGTAGGCTTAAATTATACCTTATGAATGGCTTCTAAGGTTGCTACCAAATACTGTATCTGCACCGATTCTAAGGGGATGTCATTCGCAGGCTAACGACTCAGCGGCTGCTTCTTCTTATTAAAACTTAAAATACTTTCGGGTTGAAAATATACATGGACGATAAAGCGCACACTATTCTCAGTGGGGTGATCGCCAGTCATGGTGAGCAACTAACGACTAGCACAGCCTTTTGCAAAGTCTATCTGACTGGCTATCTTGCTGATTATCCTAATGAGAAAACACTTCTTCTCGCGCTCAAAGACCTTGAGCTACCCGCCGCTTTATCCGCTTACGTCAAAGCCGAAATCACCGAAACAGCCTTGTTTGACTGCGTTAACCAGCTCTCTGCCAGCTGGGAAGGGACGCCGGATGACCTTGCTTGGGGCGTAGATGCCTGGGCCGCTGCCATCGGCATTAGCGGTGCGATGCGTTGCAAGGTTCGGGAACAATGCTTTCCTATTATGCCAATGCCGCAACCCATTGTTATCGAAGTGCCGGTGCCTGTTGCTGCACGTAAATCCCGATTGGGTTTTGGAGCACGATTGATGACCAACGTCGCGGGCGTCTTTGGTTTAATGATGCTACAAGTGTTCGGCAGTAGCTCACCATCCTCTTCCGTTGTCCCGCCAATGCCTGCCGTACCGCAAGCGGTTGCTACGATAGCACCTAAAGCAGAGCCTGTGCTGCCAAAGGTTGAACGTACCGAACCTGTTCTGGCCGGCGTTATTCCGGTAGAAGTCCCACCTCAAACCACGATTGACATTCCTTTGCTGGATTCCAGCATTGAAATCGTAAAATTGGCCCAACCATCACCCGTTCAGATAGACAAGCCTAAGCCAATATCAATTGGCGTGATATCAAGCCCGTTAAGCCCTAAAGAGTATGAAATAAAATCACAGCGACTGCTTGCCGAAACGGAATCGTTTTTAAAGTATGGCAATTAGATTCGTTAACTAAGTATCCGGACTCATTCTAATAAACAATCCGGATACTACTTCACCCCCCCACCCCCGTTCAGAGGAT harbors:
- a CDS encoding sugar phosphorylase, whose protein sequence is MTDLTPAVQKRIRNRLNMLYTKEQSDELLNSLKQRLEHYHDALAKTHFKPSWDEKDVVLISYGDSIKQKDEKYALRCLKTFADDWLTDLFSVIHLLPIFPYTSDDGFSVADYRSIRSDLGSWEDVNKLGDNFELMFDFVLNHCSRVSLYFADFRGDREPYQDFFIYEDPDGDWSKVVRPRSTPLLTEIPTHDGLRHVWTTFSADQVDLNYRNPKVLLEMLDILLFYLTQGSRITRLDAIAFLWKEEGTNCLHLPQTHEVVKLMRDIVEAVCPGAILLTETNVPHEENISYFGDGDEAQMVYQFSLPPLLLHAIHSGNTEYLYDWLKNLTPPPEGCTYFNFTASHDGIGVRPLEGLLPDDVLKQLLDDMRAGGAYVSTRRNTEGKDVPYEINVTYYDSFRNPGHQSAPWQVARFLLSQTVALSLRGVPGIYLHSLLGTPNDHKRVEVTGMTRAINRHQWDMDELSALLEVPESSTSILMNEYSRRIKVRRDQPAFHPDAEQLVLDLDDHLLGIMRVGENGQKIVALYNFTKTFRTVNGAFLRALLGSDVDQWIDLLSTYPLTQENGELKLKPYACHWLTTA